The DNA window GCGCGGGCTATGACATGACTCCTGCGCAGTTCTCTGCAGAGGTGAATCGTGCGTGGGCGCAGTTGGAACCGCTGTATCGCGAGTTGCATACGTATGTGCGTCATCGGTTGATTGCGAAGTATGGTGCTGCGGCGGATCGTAAGGACGGCATGATTCCCGCGCAGTTGCTGGGGAATACGTGGGCGCAGGAGTGGGGCAATATCTATGACGTTGTTGCGCCTGCTGATCCTAAGCTGTCGCAGTACAGGCCGGTGAATCTTGAGGACAAACTGCAATGGGCGATTGCGGACAAAAATAAGGATGCGGCGGCCGTCTTTACATGCATTAGGACCAAGAAGCAGGGGTATGTATCAGGAGTTCTACCGGAAGCATGCATGACTGCAAACTCGGATGAGTACTATTCCGGACAGTTGGCTGCAGCGAAGGCGATGGTGAAGTATGGCGAGAGCTTCTTTACTTCACTTGGCTTTCAGCCGCTGCCGAAGACATTCTGGGAGCGGTCGCAGTTTGTGCATCCGCGGGATCGTGATGTGGTGTGTCATGCCAGCGCGTGGGACGTGGACCAGGTGGATGATCTGCGCGTGAAGATGTGCATCGAGGTGAATGACGATTACTTCACCACGGTGCATCACGAACTGGGTCATAACTTCTACGGCCGTGCGTATAACCAGCAACCGATGATCTTCCGCAATGGGGCGAATGATGGCTTCCATGAGGCCATTGGTGATGCCATTGCTTTGAGCATTACGCCTGCGTACCTGAAACAGATTGGCTTGACGGACAGCGAGCCGCCTGCGGAAGCGGACATTCCGCTGCAGCTTCGCACGGCGCTGGATAAGATTGCGTTCCTGCCGTTTGCGCTGGCGCTGGATACGTGGCGTTGGCAGGTGTTCAGCGGCGAGATCAAGCCTGCGGATTACAACAAGGCATGGTGGCAGTTGCGCGAAAAGTATCAGGGCGTGGCGCCGCCGGTGGAACGCAGCGAAGCAGATTTCGATCCGGGTGCGAAGATGCATGTGCCGGCGAACGTGCCGTATGTGCGTTACTTCCTGGCACGGATTTATCAGTTCCAGTTCTACAAGGCGATGTGCGATGCCAGCGGTTACAAAGGGCCGCTGAATCGCTGTTCGTTCTATGGATCGAAGGCGGCGGGCGACAAGTTGAACACGATGTTAATGGCGGGGCAGTCGCAGCCGTGGCAGCAGACGCTGAAGACGATGACCGGCAGCGATCATCTGGATGCGGGGCCGATGATGGATTACTTTGCGCCGCTGTACCACTGGTTGAAGCAGCAGAACGCGGCGGCAAAGTAATCGCTTACGGGTCAGGATGTGGACCTTTGTACAGCACATGGTTGCGCCATCGCGAAGCATCCAGCTGCTTTTTGCTTGCGTCTGGTCTGTTTCTCAGCGGATAATCCCCGGCACGGCACCTGCTGTTTTCATCCCCTTGTTCCTCGCGTTCACTTTGGGGTCAGCGGTTGCCGGGAAAGCAAAGGTTGCTGTTATGAGTCGTCAGGCATGCACCATCGGAGTTGTTCTTTCCAAGCGCATCCTCGCGGGTTTACTGGGGCCGGATGGGACGCTGGACCGCATTCATTCCTACCCGGAAGATGAGTTGTATGAAGACGCGCTGGTGGAGATGCCGCGCGAACACCTGACTGCCGCCCTGTGCGACCAGATTCTTGCCGTGATCAAGGCCAATCCGGATGTGGTGCTGGAAGGCATTGGGGTTGCGCTGCCCGGACTGGTGCGACATGGTGTGGTGGAGGATTCGCCGAATCTGCCGCAGATGAAAGGCGCGCGGATTGTGGCGGAGATCTGCCACCTGCTGAAGGAGCATGGCATTGACCTGCCGGTAACCGCTGTGAACGATGCGGACGCGGTGGCTGCCGGTCTGGCACATCAGCAGGGCAAGCTGGACAGCATGATCCGCGTGTGGACGATTGGCACCGGTATCGGCTTTGGGCGCTATCCGCTGGTGGAGGGTGTTGGCGAGGGTGGCCATACCGTTGTTACGCTGGATGATCGCGAAACCTATTGCGGATGCGGTGGGCGCGGCCATATGGAAGGCATCATGGGCCACCGGGCGATGCGTCTGCGGTTCCTGGATATGGAGCCAGAAGATGTTTTTGAGGCGGCAGACAACGGCGACCAGCGCTGCATTGAGTTCAAGAAGCTATGGCACAAGGCGTTGGCAGCGGGAACGGCCAGCTCCATCCACATCAGCGGCGCGGGCAAGTTTTACCTGACGGGCTACAACGTCCGCTTCGTGGAACTGCCGCTGTTGAACCACTACATCCAGCAGATGGTGCGGTTGAGCCCCCTGCAGGCGTTCTCGGTGGAGATTCATCCACATAACCCGGAAACAGTGGTGACGGGGGCGGCTGTGATTGGGCGGACAGCTTCGCTGGTGCCGACGGCGGCGGCATAATCCGCCGTTTGACCGCGAAGGAACAGTGCGGGATATAATCGGTGCATTGCGCGCGACCTCCCCGGACGCCCCATTTTGGTGCGTCTTCGGGAACCACGGCCACCGCGGCAAGGGCTAACGGCGACCGCTTCCACGGCGTCGGGCCTTCGACGGACCTTCAGGTGTCCCAAGGAGCTTTACCAGATCTCATGAACCGTGTCTCGAAGTTTGCGACGCTCGCCGTCGGCCTCATCACTTTTGTGTCCTCTCCCGCTGTTTTCGCGCAGGCCTCGCCCGCACCGGCAGCGCCGGCTGCAGTGAAGCCCGAAGCCATTCCGGCGAAGGTTGGCCTGATCGCCTTTGAACAGGCTGTCTTTGCCACCAACGAAGGTCAGCAGGCAGTTGGCGCCCTGGGCAAGAAGTATGAGCCCCAGAAGGCCAAGATCCAGGCTGAGCAGACGGAAGTGGAGAGCCTGCAGAAGCAGCTCCAGGCCGCAACCACCCTCTCCGACGATGATCGTCAGAGCCGCGTACGCACCATCGACGCGAAACAGAAGCAATTGCAGCGCGACGGTGAGGATGCCCAGGCCGCCTACCAGAACGATCTGCAGGAAGCCTATGGACGCATTGCCGGCAAGGTAAATGCCGTGATGCAGAAGTACGCTTCTGAGAATGGCTTCACCCTGGTGCTGGATGTCAGCGGACAGCAGAGCAATGTCCTGTGGGCTGCCGAGAAGACGGACGTAACCCGCGCTGTGATCGAAGCGTACAACGCGCAGGCTGGCGTTGCGGCTCCGGCAGGCGGAGCATCTGCTCCGTCGGCACCGCGTGCGACAACTCCGCGTCCGGCTGCGAAGACACCCGTGAAGTAAACTGCGTCATCCGCAACAAAAACGGGGAGCAGAACTTATGGTTCTGCTCCCCGTTGTCGTGCCCGCATGGTTGCTCCCGCAGAGATGGTTTTCTGTGGAAAAAACTGTGGAAGACGGGCGGCAGGATAAGTCACTTCCAGGCCCTTAGGCTTCGTCGATGTTCACGACCTGTCAGAATTTGCGTGGAAGCTGCACGTAACAAGTGGGTTATACGAAGCTCTCGAATTGCATCCAATCTGTGGCAAAGTTACAGTTCCGTGAAGCGATAAAGACGCTTTCCACAGATCACCACAGGCTTCCTCAGGAGTCTTCGTGCGATTTTCGCTTGCATTTCTGGTTTTGGTGGAGTTATTTGCGGCTCGTAGCGGACTGGCGCAGAAGCAGCCGGAGTTGTCCGTGGGGCAGCGCCTGGCAGCCGATCTGACCTGGACGCAGGATCAGCGGGACCAGCGTTTTGCGCACATGGATCGCATCTTTCCGGTGCATCGGGTGGCTCGAGGCGGGGTGGTTCGACCGCTTCCTGCCGAGAAATCGCTGCTGCCGGATTCACAGGTTGGCGATCTGATGCTGGCGGAGCATCTCTCCGGCGTGCTGATGCTGCAGGACGGACGCATCCGGAATGAGCGGTACGGCCTGGGATTGACACGTGCGGGGCACTGGACGAGCTTTTCCATGACCAAGGCGGTTACCGACACGCTGGTGGGTGTGGCATTGCGGCAGGGAAAACTACACTCGCTGGACGACGATGTGACGGCGTACCTGCCGGAGATGAAGGGCAGCGCCTATGATGGCGTGACCGTCCGGCAGTTGATGACCATGACCAGCGGTGTTCGGTGGAATGAGAATTACACCTCGACCGATGCGGACAATGTTCGGCTGTACACGACGGCTGTGGCACGGGGGAAAGACTCCACGGTGGAGTACATGCGGACGCTGACGCGTGGTTCCGCACCGGGGACGGCCTGGCATTACAACACGGGTGAGACGGACCTGCTGGGGGTGCTGTTGCGTCGAGCGACGGGCAAGACGCTTGCCGCGCAGTTATCCGGGGCCATCTGGAGCCATGCGGGGATGGAGCAGGACGCTACATGGATCGCAAATGATGCTGGTTCGGCGGGTGCGGAGTTTGGTGGGTCGGGATTGTCGGCTTCGCTGCGTGACTTTGGACGGTTGGGGCTGTGGGTGCTGGATGACGGCGGATCGCAGGTGCCCGAGGGCTGGTTTGCGGAGGCGACGAGGCCGCAGGTGAAGGCAGGGGGAGCAACGTATGGCTACGGTTGGTGGCCGCAGCCCGACGGCAGTTTTGCGGCGCTGGGTATCTTCGGTCAATCGATCCTGATCGATCCGCAGCGAAAGCTGGTGGTGGTGATGCTGGGGGACTGGGATCAGGCTACCGGCAGCGAACACAGCACGGCACGCGCTGCCTTCTGGCACACGGTGCAGCAGGCCGTGGACGCGGAGCGTTAGCCGACGGGAAGTTCCCAGATGTCGTGGCAATACTCTCGGATGGTGCGGTCGGAGGAGAACTTGCCGGAGCGAGCGGTGTTCAGCAGTGACATTCGGCCCCAGGCCTTTGGGTCGCGATAGACATCGCTTGCCAGTGCATGCGCGCTATCGTAGCTGTCGAAATCGGCGAGCGCAAAAAACGGATCCCAGTTCAGAAGGTTATCCACCAGCGGTGTAAAGAGCGCGCTGTCGCTGCCAAAGAAGCGGCCTGAGGAGATGCCATCCAACACCTCTTTCAGAAGAGGGCTACGTTCGTAAAACGTGCGTGACCGATAGCCGTTGTGCAACGTCTCAGCGATCTGCGGCGCAGTGAGCCCGAAGAGGAAGAAGTTTTGTTCGCCAGCCTCTTCCCGAATTTCGATGTTGGCTCCATCCAGCGTTCCCAGCGTCACGGCGCCATTCATCATCATCTTCATGCAGCCGGTGCCGCTGGCTTCCTTGCCTGCCGTGGAGATCTGTTCCGAGAGATCGGCGGCGGGATAGATGTGCTGGCCCAGTGACACGGAATAGTTTGGTAAGAAAACTACCTTCATGAGGTCGCGCGTGGCGGGGTCGTGATTGACCAGGTCCGCGACACTGCACACCAGCTTGATGATGAGTTTTGCCATGATGTAGCTGGGAGCAGCTTTGCCACCGAAGAGGTAGGTGGTGGGCGTGGGATTCTTCAGCGTTCCTGCTTTGATCTGACAGTAGAGCGAGAGGATGTGCAGGGCTTTCAGGTGCTGGCGCTTGTACTCGTGAATGCGTTTCACGTGTACGTCAAACATGGACGTGGGATCGACTGCGATGCTGAGGTTCTGCGCGATGTATTTTGCGAGGCTTGTCTTGCAGCCTTCCTGCGCCTGTCGCCAGCGGGCGAGGAAGTTGCTGTCTTCTGCGAAATGCTCCAGTCCGCGCAGTCCGTACAGGTCTTTGTGCCATCGCGTTCCGATGGTTTCGTTGATAAGTTCAACCAGATTCGGATTAGTGAGCATTAGCCAGCGGCGAGGTGTTACACCGTTCGTTTTGTTACTGAACCTTTCCGGGAAAACTTCGTAGTAATCGTGCAGTGTGTCCTGTTCCAGGAGTTGCGTGTGCAGTTCCGCGACGCCGTTGACGGCTTTGCTGCCGACGACGGCAAGTTTCGCCATCTGCACGCTACGGCCACCTTCTTCGCCGATGATGCTCATGCGTCGCATCCGCGCATCGTCGTTGGGGTAACGCAGACGCATGTCGGCGAGGAAGCGCGCGTTGATCTCGTAGATGATTTCCAGGTGTCGCGGAAGCAGGCTACCAAAAAGCTCCAGTGGCCAACGTTCCAAAGCTTCCGGCAGAAGCGTGTGATTCGTGTAGCCGAAGGTTTTCTGCGTGACGTTCCATGCGTCCTGCCAGGAGAGTCTGTTCTCGTCCATCAGAAGGCGCATCAGCTCTGGAATGCCGATGGAGGGATGTGTGTCATTGAGCTGGATGGTCCACTTCTCGTGGAAGGTGGTGAGTTTTTCGCCGCGCATGCCGTGCAGGCGCAGCATGTCCTGCAGTGAGCAGGAGGTGAAGAAGTATTGCTGCATCAGGCGCAGGCGTTTGCCCTGCATCTGATCGTCGGACGGGTACAACACTTTGCTGATGGTTTCGGATTCCATCTTCTGGCGGACAGCTCCCATGTAGTCGCCGCTGTTGAACATGCCGAGGTCGAAACTGTCGACGGCCTCTGCCTTCCATAGCCGCAGGCGGTTCACAGTACGCGTCTGGTAGCCAGGGATTGGTGTGTCGTACGGGATGCCTTTTATGGTCTGGTCCGGAACCCATCGATGGCGCAGCAAGCCATGCTCGTCGTTGTAAGTTTCTGTGTGACCAAAGAAGCAGACTTCATAGCTTGTGGACGCGGCGATCTCCCAGGGATTGCCGTACTGCAACCACTTATCAGATTTTTCCACCTGCCAGCCATCGACGATCTCCTGGCGGAAGATGCCAAATTCATAACGCAAGCCGTAGCCAAGAACAGGTACGTCCAGTGTAGACAGCGAGTCCATGAAACATGCGGCGAGACGGCCAAGGCCGCCGTTGCCCAGACCCGGCTCCGGCTCCTGTGCCGCGATGGTGTTCAGATCAAGCCCCAGATTTTTTAATGCCTCTTCCATCTGGGGTCTTAGTTCAAGATTCACCAGCGCATTTTCAAGATGTGGACCGAGGAGATATTCCGCGCTGAGATAGCCGAGCACACGGACATTGTGTTGCTTGTACTTTTCAATGGTCTCCAGCCATTGATCCATCATGCGGTCGCGCACGACGGCGGCCAGTGCGTGGTACTGATCCAGCAGGCTGCTGTTTTCCAGCGGGCGACCCACTGTGTGCGTCATGTGGTTATGGAAGGAGATCTCAAGGTCTTTCGCAGAGGTGCCTGCACGGTTTTCGCTGGGGTGCGTCTGCGCCTGCTGTTCTGTCTGGAACTGTTGCGGGTGCGGTGCTTCCTGGTCCTGAAGGGGCATTGTGTCGGATTCTCCTGCGAAGGTCTGTCGTATGTGGGATGCAGGGAACGCAGGAAGGAAACAGGAAAGACGTGCGGAGAGGCTGCCAATCGACGTATCGTGAAAGTCATGTTGCGATATGCGATTACGGACAGGCAGATGTTTCCAGGTGATGAACGCTCGCGCGAGGACGCGTTGATCACGCAGGTGGCGCGGCTGGCGAGCGAAGGCGTGGACTATATCCAGATGCGTGAGAAGGACCTGGGTGAAGCAGCGCAGGCGGATCTTGCGCGGTCGCTGATGCAGGCGATTCGCGATGGCGGCGGCGAGACGAAACTGCTGCTGAATGGAACAGCCGCGCTGGCGCAGTGGGCCGGGGCAGATGGTGTACATCTGTCGTCCACCACGTTCTCGCAGAATCTGCAGTCGCATCATGGACTGATCGTCAGCGTCTCATGTCATACGCTTAGCGATGTTCACCGCGCTGCGGAGTTTGCGGAGCTGATCCTGTTTGCGCCGGTGTTTGAAAAACGTGTGCGTGGGGAAGTGGTGACAGAGGGCGTTGGGCTGGATGCGCTGCGCGAGGCGTGTGATGCAGCGGCGGGTATTCCGGTGCTGGCGCTGGGCGGTGTGACGGAAGCGAATATGCAGGCGTGCGTGGATGCAGGGGCTGCGGGTGTGGCTGGGATTCGGTTGTTTGTTTGATCTACTTCTGGCAGGTTTTGCAGAAGTGCGTGGATCGTCCGCCTACGACAATTTTCTGGATGGGTTTGCCGCAATTCATGCATGGTTCGCCGGTACGGCTGTAGACGCGGTGCTCCAGTTGGAAGAAGCCGCGGACGCCGTCGGCATCGACGTAGTCGCTGACGGAGGAACCGCCGAGTTTGATTGCGTGATGCAACACGGCTTGTAGTGAGGTGTGCAGTCTGTCAAGCTCCGCGCGTTTGATGCGGCCTGCGTGGCGTGTGGGGCGGATGCCTGCGCGGAAGAGGCTTTCGTCCGCGTAGATATTGCCTACGCCGTGCAGTAGCGATTGGTTCAACAGCGCGGCTTTGATGGCTGTCTTGCGGCCTGCGAATAACGCGGCGAAGTCATCTGCGGAGATGGTCAGCGGCTCTTTGCCTGGGCCTTCGTAGGTGGTGCCTTCGTCGACGATGCCTACGCGGCCGAAGCGTCGCGGATCGACGAAGCGGACATCGCGACCATCGTGCAGATGCAGAGTGACATGCGTGTGCGGAGGCACGGGAACGTCGCGCTGCGAGACAAGCAGACGTCCCGTCATGCCGAGGTGGATGGTGGCCTGTGCGGACTTGCCGTTGCGCTGCTTCACGTCCATCACGATGGTTTTGCCCACGCGGTGGACACGCTCGATCTTTGCGCCGGTCAGCGTAGTTTCGATGTGCGATGGCGTGGACTTCAGCGGCTCTTTGTGCGGGCCGATGGTGACGGCATCAATGCGCTCACCGCGGACGCGCTCGTTTACGCCATTGGCAACGGTTTCGACTTCGGGGAGTTCGGGCATACCAGAACATTAGACGCGATAAGGGGATTGTTCGGAGCACTCTACGACGACGGCTCAAGGCGAAAGCGTAGTTGTGGGAGAAGAGAGCAGATCCTTCGACTTGCTCAGGATGACGGTCTTCGACCGTATGAGCTTCGCCTTGCGAAGCTGGTTTGGGTTGGTGGCTGGAAAGGTTGCAAAGGTCTTGGCAGGATGAGAGTTCGTCGGGATTCTTCGCTCCGCTCAGAATGACGGGGCCTGGCTGTTGGGGTTGCGCTCACGGTGACGAACTTCGTTCGTAAGATCGCGCTTTGCGCGATGCCCAGGTGAGCTTCGCGCACCTGGGGCACCCGGTTTCTGTTCGGCACGGGTACACGGATGTTGGTTCAACATCTGGCCCCTGCTTCAATACGGCACCCGGCTCTGCTTTACGTGGGCACCCGGTCTCTGTTCAGCGCGGGCACACGGATGTTGGTTCCGCTATGCTGGATGAGGCTTATAAGCATTCAGGAGACAAGCAACATGGCAGGATTGATCGAAGCCATCGACGTTAAGCGCAAGATGTATTTCGAGCTGGAAGGCGTGCCGTATCACTGCCTGGATAAGGAAATCTCCACGCCCACGGCGCGTGGCGGGCAAACGCTGGTTCGTCTGAAGATGCGCAATCTGCTGACGCGCGCAGTTTTCGACAAGACCTTCAAGGCAGACGAGAAGTTCAAGGAACCTGACCTGGAAGATGTGGAGGCGACGTTCCTCTACAGCGATAACGATGGCGCATACTTCCTGGACCAGACCAGCTTTGAGACGCTGCAGTTGAACAATGAGATGCTGGGCGATGCGTTGGACTGGCTGCTGGAAGGCACGGCTGTTCAGATTGAGAAATTCGAAGGTAATCCCATTGGTATCCAGTTACCGATTCATGTGGAGCTGGTGGTGAAAGAGACAGAACCGGGCTTCAAAGGCGATACAGCGACCGGAGTTACGTATAAGCCTGCGACGCTGGAAACCGGCGCGGTGGTGCAGGTGCCTGCGTTTGTGAAAGAGGGCGACAAGATCAAGGTGGCGCCGGAAACAAAGGAATTCGCAGGCCGCGTCTAAAGTATTTTTCCCCTGATGCGGTGGCTTGCCAACACAGCCAGACACGTCTGCTCTCGACCATGCACCGTCAAACGGGCATGATGGTGATAGTCCATCGGTCCTCCGAAGATCACTGCTTGCTCGACACAATCAGCTTCTTCGTTCTTGGTCCGATGGACAACAGCCTATTGAAACTTCACATCTAGCCGCGTTTTCAGGAGCTCCGTTCATGGCAGATTCGCCGCATGATGATCCGGGCATTTACCTGGCCGCGGAGCGCACATTTCTTGCGTGGATACGTACAGGCCTGGCGATGATGGGCGTGGGCTTTGCGATTGCGCGATTTGCGCTGTTTCTGCGGCAGATTCGCGGCGATGAGTGGACAGGACCTTCTGTCTACGTCGGCGATGCGGTGGTTGTGCTGGGCGTGATGGTACTGGTGGTGTCCGTTGGGCAGCACCTCCAGCTCATTCGCCAGTTGCGCGAAGGATCATGGAAGCCAGTGGTGTCGCGTATGGCGGTTGTCGTTGCAGTGCTGCTGGCTCTCATTGGAACCATCATGGCGGTTTATCTTCTGGTGTCGCGTTGAGCGGTTACAGGATTTCGTAATCGGGACGGAAGTCGTTGCTTCCCGGAAATGCGACGCCGATGGAGCGTGCCACTGTTCCGTGCCGCGCCATCCTCACTGCGCGTACTCCGAGTAAGAGCGGAAGCGGCGGCTTGCCACCTTCCCACAGTTCGCTCATGGGACGCATCACACCTTCGCGGTCTTTGTGGAAGGCGCGCTCGTCCCAGCGCTGCCATCCCGGCATGAAATCGGGATAGTCGGTGACCGCGTCCAGCGTGGAGCTAAGGATGCGGCGTTTCCACGGCTGCGCATACTGCGGCATGAACAGTACGTGGCTGAGCCGTTCCACGCGAATCTCATGCACAAATTCGTGGAAGTTCTGTGCGTGGGTCAGGTTGATGTTTGCGTTGGGTTCCAGGCCGTGACGGTCGCCGCCGCTGATGAGCAGATGGCCGGTGGAGCGTGCCAGCGCGCTCACCTGTCGATTCTCGCTGGCATGGCGCAGGCCGTTGAGTTCCATCGCGTGCATGCAGTCGCCGACTGCAGCGAGGAATCTGTGTACTTCTGCCATGTGGATCCCGTTGCCTACGGAGTAGAGGTCCCACAGCGGATGATTGAAGATGAGAAGCACCTGCGGGATGGCGTGCAGGTCGCGGAGGATCGACTCGACTTCGGATTCATCCGTGCTGGCGGTGGCGTTGCTCAGACGATCCATCCATGCGCGTGCATCGGCTGTAGGCAGATTGTGAATGCCCAGGTGAAAGCAGGTGCGTCCCCACGGCGCGGTCCATTCCACGGAGACGGGCACGGTGCGGGCGTGTGGCACCATGCGGATTTGCAGCGGCGCGTCGATGTTGTCGTGATCGCTGATGGAGACCAGAGGCTTCAGTCCCAGCCTGGTGATCTGGTTTTCTTCCAGGTCATACGCCATCAGGGGACGAAGCGGCGGACGCCAGTGCGCGCTTTGAAAATCCAGGGTGAAGCCATACTGGTCGCGGCACTTTGCGATGTAGTGATCGAACACCTTCCGGACCAGCGGCAGACCCTGGCTCATGTCGTGAATGAAGGAGAGACTCTCCTCTGACATGCTGGTGTGGCTGTGAAGGGAAACGCCCGCGGTGTACGCGTAGGATGCTTCCTTGTTCTTCCAGAGGCACGAGATGGTCGAGTGCGTCGCTTTCATGATGTGCTCCTCCAGGCCGAGTCGCTGTCTGCATTCAGCTTGCGCAGAATGTGCGAATGGGAGGTCACCAGAAAACGAATGCTTGCACAAAAGTCGGTGCAAGGGATGTAACGGGAAGATGGACGCCGGATGAATGCGGTTGGTGGAGGAAGGCTTTCAGGAGGCGTTAGTGAGCGCTCTCGTGTGCGAGCAGGCGCAGGACGGCCTCGGCTTCCTCACGCGTGAGACCCAGCGTGGTCTCGGCGTTTTCCCCGGCAAGCGTCATCGCCTGGCGGCAGGCGGTGGCCAGCAACTTCTTGTCTTCCTTTGGCAGGGCGTGGAGACGGGTAAGCATTTCGTCGGGCGGGAAGTCTTTCAGCTCTTCCTCAAGCCGCACCAGGTGGTCCCGCACGGTGGGGTCTGCGAAAGCATCCGGGGAGACACCGTGTAGCAGAAGATTCAGCGCGTTGCCGGTAAGAATCCAGGCGTGAAAGCTGGTTTCGGGTGTCTCCACGGTTAAGTCTCCTGCAGTACTGGCGGCCAGTATAAAATGAGGCAGGCGGCAGTTCGTCCCCGTTCGCCTGTCGAACGCATCCAACTGACATTGCGCGAAAGTCCTCTGCGGCGCTGTTGCGGGCCGTTCCAGTGGTGTGTGCGTGTGGAGATTTTAATGGCTATGAAGAAGACAGCAGTGGTTCTGGGCGCGCAGTGGGGCGATGAGGGCAAGGGCAAGATTGTCGACGTCCTCAGCGAGCGTTACAAGGTAGTTGCACGCTATGCGGGTGGGCATAACGCGGGCCACACAGTCATCATTGATGGCAAGAAGTTTGTGCTGCACCTGATTCCGTGCGGCGTGCTGCGTGAAGGCTGCCTGGGCATCATTGGCAATGGTGTGGTGGTGGATCCGGCGGCTCTGCTGAATGAGATCAAGATGCTGAAGGCGCAGGGTCTTCCAATCGACGGTCAACTGTTTGTGTC is part of the Terriglobus sp. RCC_193 genome and encodes:
- a CDS encoding M2 family metallopeptidase — encoded protein: MRISAVVLACSLAVSAVAQKPSTAPPTVAEAKAFLDRANAALLKAATDGSHAEWLAETYINEDSEATTALLNEQSSKLSLDLIAESHRFDKLTLPAEMRRQMMLLQVGAPAAPHDPKLLAEETKLAASLTGAYGKGTYCDAAGKCMSVDDVDTFMAKTRDANELTKVWVGWHSVGAPMRKDYQRFVELQNIGAKEQGYKDTGDLWRAGYDMTPAQFSAEVNRAWAQLEPLYRELHTYVRHRLIAKYGAAADRKDGMIPAQLLGNTWAQEWGNIYDVVAPADPKLSQYRPVNLEDKLQWAIADKNKDAAAVFTCIRTKKQGYVSGVLPEACMTANSDEYYSGQLAAAKAMVKYGESFFTSLGFQPLPKTFWERSQFVHPRDRDVVCHASAWDVDQVDDLRVKMCIEVNDDYFTTVHHELGHNFYGRAYNQQPMIFRNGANDGFHEAIGDAIALSITPAYLKQIGLTDSEPPAEADIPLQLRTALDKIAFLPFALALDTWRWQVFSGEIKPADYNKAWWQLREKYQGVAPPVERSEADFDPGAKMHVPANVPYVRYFLARIYQFQFYKAMCDASGYKGPLNRCSFYGSKAAGDKLNTMLMAGQSQPWQQTLKTMTGSDHLDAGPMMDYFAPLYHWLKQQNAAAK
- a CDS encoding ROK family protein codes for the protein MSRQACTIGVVLSKRILAGLLGPDGTLDRIHSYPEDELYEDALVEMPREHLTAALCDQILAVIKANPDVVLEGIGVALPGLVRHGVVEDSPNLPQMKGARIVAEICHLLKEHGIDLPVTAVNDADAVAAGLAHQQGKLDSMIRVWTIGTGIGFGRYPLVEGVGEGGHTVVTLDDRETYCGCGGRGHMEGIMGHRAMRLRFLDMEPEDVFEAADNGDQRCIEFKKLWHKALAAGTASSIHISGAGKFYLTGYNVRFVELPLLNHYIQQMVRLSPLQAFSVEIHPHNPETVVTGAAVIGRTASLVPTAAA
- a CDS encoding OmpH family outer membrane protein, with translation MNRVSKFATLAVGLITFVSSPAVFAQASPAPAAPAAVKPEAIPAKVGLIAFEQAVFATNEGQQAVGALGKKYEPQKAKIQAEQTEVESLQKQLQAATTLSDDDRQSRVRTIDAKQKQLQRDGEDAQAAYQNDLQEAYGRIAGKVNAVMQKYASENGFTLVLDVSGQQSNVLWAAEKTDVTRAVIEAYNAQAGVAAPAGGASAPSAPRATTPRPAAKTPVK
- a CDS encoding serine hydrolase domain-containing protein, translating into MRFSLAFLVLVELFAARSGLAQKQPELSVGQRLAADLTWTQDQRDQRFAHMDRIFPVHRVARGGVVRPLPAEKSLLPDSQVGDLMLAEHLSGVLMLQDGRIRNERYGLGLTRAGHWTSFSMTKAVTDTLVGVALRQGKLHSLDDDVTAYLPEMKGSAYDGVTVRQLMTMTSGVRWNENYTSTDADNVRLYTTAVARGKDSTVEYMRTLTRGSAPGTAWHYNTGETDLLGVLLRRATGKTLAAQLSGAIWSHAGMEQDATWIANDAGSAGAEFGGSGLSASLRDFGRLGLWVLDDGGSQVPEGWFAEATRPQVKAGGATYGYGWWPQPDGSFAALGIFGQSILIDPQRKLVVVMLGDWDQATGSEHSTARAAFWHTVQQAVDAER
- a CDS encoding glycogen/starch/alpha-glucan phosphorylase; amino-acid sequence: MPLQDQEAPHPQQFQTEQQAQTHPSENRAGTSAKDLEISFHNHMTHTVGRPLENSSLLDQYHALAAVVRDRMMDQWLETIEKYKQHNVRVLGYLSAEYLLGPHLENALVNLELRPQMEEALKNLGLDLNTIAAQEPEPGLGNGGLGRLAACFMDSLSTLDVPVLGYGLRYEFGIFRQEIVDGWQVEKSDKWLQYGNPWEIAASTSYEVCFFGHTETYNDEHGLLRHRWVPDQTIKGIPYDTPIPGYQTRTVNRLRLWKAEAVDSFDLGMFNSGDYMGAVRQKMESETISKVLYPSDDQMQGKRLRLMQQYFFTSCSLQDMLRLHGMRGEKLTTFHEKWTIQLNDTHPSIGIPELMRLLMDENRLSWQDAWNVTQKTFGYTNHTLLPEALERWPLELFGSLLPRHLEIIYEINARFLADMRLRYPNDDARMRRMSIIGEEGGRSVQMAKLAVVGSKAVNGVAELHTQLLEQDTLHDYYEVFPERFSNKTNGVTPRRWLMLTNPNLVELINETIGTRWHKDLYGLRGLEHFAEDSNFLARWRQAQEGCKTSLAKYIAQNLSIAVDPTSMFDVHVKRIHEYKRQHLKALHILSLYCQIKAGTLKNPTPTTYLFGGKAAPSYIMAKLIIKLVCSVADLVNHDPATRDLMKVVFLPNYSVSLGQHIYPAADLSEQISTAGKEASGTGCMKMMMNGAVTLGTLDGANIEIREEAGEQNFFLFGLTAPQIAETLHNGYRSRTFYERSPLLKEVLDGISSGRFFGSDSALFTPLVDNLLNWDPFFALADFDSYDSAHALASDVYRDPKAWGRMSLLNTARSGKFSSDRTIREYCHDIWELPVG
- a CDS encoding thiamine phosphate synthase, whose product is MLRYAITDRQMFPGDERSREDALITQVARLASEGVDYIQMREKDLGEAAQADLARSLMQAIRDGGGETKLLLNGTAALAQWAGADGVHLSSTTFSQNLQSHHGLIVSVSCHTLSDVHRAAEFAELILFAPVFEKRVRGEVVTEGVGLDALREACDAAAGIPVLALGGVTEANMQACVDAGAAGVAGIRLFV
- the mutM gene encoding bifunctional DNA-formamidopyrimidine glycosylase/DNA-(apurinic or apyrimidinic site) lyase produces the protein MPELPEVETVANGVNERVRGERIDAVTIGPHKEPLKSTPSHIETTLTGAKIERVHRVGKTIVMDVKQRNGKSAQATIHLGMTGRLLVSQRDVPVPPHTHVTLHLHDGRDVRFVDPRRFGRVGIVDEGTTYEGPGKEPLTISADDFAALFAGRKTAIKAALLNQSLLHGVGNIYADESLFRAGIRPTRHAGRIKRAELDRLHTSLQAVLHHAIKLGGSSVSDYVDADGVRGFFQLEHRVYSRTGEPCMNCGKPIQKIVVGGRSTHFCKTCQK